CGGCGAGCCCTGGGGTCGCGCGGCGATCGAGGGCAACGCCGCGCTTGCCGACAGCGATCGCGGGCTGGGCCTGTACCTGCTCACGCTAGCGGCCTGGCAGGCCGCCGCCGGCCGACGGTTGGTTGAAATGGCTGCCGAGCACGCCTCAACCCGGCAGCAGTTCGGACGCCCCATAGCATCGTTCCAGGCGGTGGCGCACCCCCTGGCCGACAGCGTCATACGACTGGACGCCTCGACTGCGCTGGCACGCTCGGCGGCATTCGCCCTGGACACCGGGGCCGACGACGCGATGGTCGCGCTGCTGCGTGCGCGCGCTTCGGCCGACCGGGCGGCAGTTGCCGCGGCCCGGACCTGTCACCAGGTCTTCGGCGCGCTGGGGGTCAGTCTCGAAGGGCCCGTGTTCAACTACTCGCGACGCATGCTGCAAGCGGCCTCATTGCCGCCCAATGCCGGCTGGACAATGCGGCGGCTCGCCGAAGCGGCCGGGCTGCCTCCGACAAGCCTCGCGGACGCGGCGGGATGATAAAAGCATGACGGTAAAATACGGCATAGACCTGGACGCACCGATGGACGGGCTGCTCTATGAAAAAGCTGGCGGAGTTGCCCGCCTGACCATCAACCGGCCCGAACGAGCCAACTCGTTGACGCCCGCGATGCAGCACATGTTCAGGGCAGCGTGGGAGGACCTGCGCGACGATGACTCGGTACGCGTGGCCATAATTTCGGCAGCCGGTGACCGCCACTTCTGCACCGGCTTCGATGTCGGCGAAGCCGAGGGTGACCAGGGCGACGATGTCTTCCGCGACGCGCCACTGGCCGAGTCGGTGTTCTGGTCGCCGCGACAGAACGA
The nucleotide sequence above comes from Candidatus Binatota bacterium. Encoded proteins:
- a CDS encoding acyl-CoA dehydrogenase, with protein sequence MAIDFDFDPVEQAMADSVAAFCHDRVDAELLRVAADEFPLPLWKDMAALGILELACPDSGGSASALCAVSEQLGRAAFPGPLAACVLGAAVLDKKERAGIIAGKELVSLAEPPLLPWGPLATHFLVVEDGVVLRADAPPDMQTSSTLGGEPWGRAAIEGNAALADSDRGLGLYLLTLAAWQAAAGRRLVEMAAEHASTRQQFGRPIASFQAVAHPLADSVIRLDASTALARSAAFALDTGADDAMVALLRARASADRAAVAAARTCHQVFGALGVSLEGPVFNYSRRMLQAASLPPNAGWTMRRLAEAAGLPPTSLADAAG